The Desulfatibacillum aliphaticivorans DSM 15576 sequence CCAAAACCGTTTCAAATCCGTGCTCTGCCAGGAAAACGCCTATTTCAAGGAGTTGGTTCGGTACATCCACTTGAATCCCGTGCGCGCGGGAGTAGCATCGGACCTTAAAGAGCTTGCAGGCCACCGGTATTGCGGGCATAGGGTCCTCTTGGGAAAAAGCCCATGCCCCTGGCAGGATACGGAGTTTGTTTTGGCGGACTTTGGCAACTCTTTGGGCGCTTCCCGCAGGCGCTACGCCGATTTTGTAAAAGTCGGGCTAAACATGGGCAGGCGGGACGACCTGACCGGCGGAGGACTTGTGCGGAGCCTGGGAGGGTGGGAGGCCGTGAAAGCGACGTTTCCCTCCAAGGAGTCCCGCCAGAAAAGCGATCAACGAATTTTGGGGGACGGGGATTTTGTGCAGTCGATCCTGAACCAGGCCAAGGAAAATCTTTCCGGCAAATACCTTCTGGCAGCCAAAGGCATTGACAGGAAAAAGGCGTTGAAAAAGGCCTCGGCTCTTTTTGGCGTCGCGCCGGCGTGGATTCTTACCAAATCGCGACAGCAGCCATTGGCTGACGCCCGCAGTCTTTATTGCTATTGGGCGGCGAGAAAACTTGGGATTTCCCAGGCTGAACTGTCCCGTGAACTGGCCATGACCAGTGGAGGAGTAACCCACGCCGTAAATCGCGGTCGTAGAATAGCCATGGAAAATAGGTACGTAGTGGACGATTGAGTTTTGATAATCATCCTCGAAATTGGCGCTTAGTACTTTATTAAGGGACGTCCCCACAAATTACTTTATTAAGGGACGTCCCCACAAATTATGGATGTAAGGGTTTGAATATGCAGTAGTTTTGCCAAAATTATTACTGGGTTTGGCGGAGGCTGTTTTAGTCCCATGAAACAAGGGCATTTTAGCCCAGGCTAATGAAGTTCCAGCTCCTGAAGGACCTCTCCCCGAGGCCTCAAGCAAAGAATGCGCGGGCTTTTTCCATGATTTCAGCGATGAATTCGCCTTTGGCGCGGGTGTAGGCGATGCGGTCGGTGGGGTGGGCGTGGGCCAGCTCTTGCTTTAAGGCGGCGTATTCCCGGGCGGCCTCCGGAAACTGAATCAGATAATCCCTGAAAAGCAAGCGCTCCCACAATCTGGAATCCGCCTCCACCATATGGATGTGATGGGTGCGCTCTCCAGCCTCATTCCTTTTAATGAACCAGTGGTACATAGGCGGCTTGTCAAACTCCGGCCTCCAAAAATAATCGTAGCCCAAAGATCTCAGGATTGGTACGATCTCCCGGGCTGCGTCCTCGTCGCTGGAGATTTCAACCAGCATGTCGATGATGGGCTTGGCGGTCAACTCGGGTACGGCCGTGCCGCCGAAATGCTCCACACGGCGAATCAGAGGGGCTGGAAAGCGGTTTTGGAGAAACTCCGCTTCTCGCCGGAATATTTCAGGCCACGCCGGATTATGGGGGACCATGTCGATTTTTTCCGCCACGGCCTCTTTGATGCGCTGTTCCAAGCTTTTTAGGGCCATTATGTTCCTTTCAGGAGTACATTTATGTATTAAATGGAAAAATCGACTTATAAAAAAGACATTTTTGCATTTAGAGCCTTTAATTAATGAGCAGCGTCTCAGCCCATGCAGGCTAACCAAGTAGTAATACGATAAAACTATTTTTTTCAAGGCCTGGACGTAAAAAACGCCGGACCGGTCCGGCGTTGCGTGGGAGGCAAGTAAAGTAAATCAGCAGGTAATGAGGGCTCCCAAGGATCAGATGGAGGTCAGGGAGTCGAGAATTCCTTCCAGCAGGTCCGTGGGTTGGGCTTCCAATTCCTGCAGGGTGCGGTTATTGATCAAGGATATGTATCCGTGCAAAAGCATCCAGCCGCGGATAACCCGTTCCCAGATGCCGGCGTCCGTGGCGTTGGGCGTTTCGCTCAAAACCTCGCGCACCGCCGTCTCCACATTCATCAGCACTTGCAGGGCCGCCATTTTTTCCGCCAGGGCGGCGGGCTCCATGGGCGTCTCTTTGTAATCCGCGTATTTAGGGCCCTGGCGATTGAACATGACCTCGTAATAGGCCGAGTTTTCCAGGCCGAAGGAAACGTAGACCACGGCCATTCTGCGGATTTTTTCCAGGGGGGAAATATTCTGGGCGGAAACCTGGGAGAACAGGTCCCCTAAAAGTTCAAATCCACGTTTTTGTATTTCCAGGTATATTTCGTCTTTATTATTGAACTGGGCGAGGATTTCCTCTTCCGTCATATCCAGGGCCGAAGCCAGCTTATCGATGCTGAGCCCGGGGAAAGCCCCTTTGAACATGATCTGAACCGCCTCGCTCAGTATGCGCCCTCTAACTATCTGCGCTTCGTCTTCATTCAACAATGCTGCGTTCATAGCTGCGTCCTTTTTTTAGCCTCTCGCCTTGCTTAAGGTAAGAATCGCCGCCCTTGTATGTCAAGGCGGGCTTGCATTTTCACCCGGACAGGGCTAATGTCTTGATCAAAAATCGAACAAACGCTCCTTTTTCTCGCGGCGGGGATCATTCCATCGCCGCCTCTTTCTTGTGCAAAGGATGTACCATGAACGACCTGTTCTTACCGATTCGCCCCTTGCGGGGGGCTTATTTACAAACCCTGATGGCAAGCAGCCGGTACAGGGCTTTGGGGAAAAAACCCATGGTTTCCGCCTCCCGGGAGGCGATTCTCCATTGCGAGGACCGGGTGAGGCTCCAGGGCTTTTACTCGCCCCAGGCGGATGGGGATTCCAAGGGCCTGGTGATTATGCTGCACGGCTGGGAAGGAAGCGCGAACTCGTCCTACATTCTTAGTTCGGGGCGGCGTCTATACAATTTGGGCTATGACGTTTTCCGGCTGAACTTCCGGGATCACGGAGAGTCCCACCATCTCAACAGAGGCATTTTTCTGTCCATCCTGCTGGACGAGGTCTTCCAGGGAGTGCATCAGGCCGCGGGATTTAGCGGCGGCAAGCCGGTGTTTCTGGTGGGGTTTTCCCTGGGCGGCAACTTCGCCCTGCGCATTGCCGCCAAAGAATCGGGCCATCGCATCCCCAACCTCAAGCAGGTTGCGGCCGTAAGTCCTGTGATCTCGCCCAATCGCGCATGCGACGCCATTGACGCCGATCCTCTGATCCAATGGTATTTCATGCGCAAATGGAAAAAGTCCCTTGCCATCAAAAACAAGCTCTTCCCCAGCCTGGGCCTGGAAAAGGTCCTGGCCGAAACCAATCTTCGGGATATGACCCAGGCATTGCTGGACATCTATGAGGCGGGCTACAAAAAGGCCCACGATTACTTTGACGCATACGCGGTGAACAACGGCTGGCTCAAGGACGTTATCATCCCCACTCTTATTGTAACAGCCGAAGACGACCCGGTGATCCCCGTGCAGGACTTTTTCGGCCTGGAAACAAGCGCGGCCTGCCGGATGATCATCCATCAATACGGCGGCCACAACGCCTTCATCGAAACATTCACCCGCACATCCTGGGTGGACCATAAGCTGCAGGAGGTCTTTGCATCCCATCTAAACTAAACGGGGCGTGCAAGTAAGGACGGGCTTGACTCCCCCATAAGGCGGCCAATGGCATAAAAGATATGCACTACTATATGCGGCTTGCGGGCCCGCATGGACGGACTGACGGGATCATGCCGCCCCCGTAAGCATAAAAGGCCCCCACAAGATCCAAATAAACGCCCATTAATAACCATAATAGACCGAAAATTATAGAAACAAACCATAAGGAATAAGACATAACCTATATGCCTGTAAAATCGCTATTATGGGCAAATTGCCTCTCCAATTGTTAGAAAACGATAAAAGATTTTAATAACTAATACTATCTAAACATTAATTCCTTATTGTTAATTTTACAGTTTACATATCAAAAGTGTGAAATATGTTATATTTAATTGGTATTATTTAATATTTTCACGAACGTTTAATATTGACACTTTATGCGCGGCTTGCTACAGATAAGAAAGATTCAAATGATTTCTGAAATAGAGGCTTTTTACTGTGAATGCGACCCCCAATCTAAACACCAAACAATGGTATGCTCTTTATACCAAGAGCCGCCACGAGGCGTGTGTAAACAACTACTTGGCTGCAAGATCCATCGAGTCTTTTTATCCGCAAATGCGGATTCTTAGCCGCCGTAAAGATCGCAGAAAGATGATAGACGTTCCTATGTTTCCGGGCTATCTATTCGTCAGAGCCGCTTTAAGGTCCCGGCAACATCTCAGCATTCTCAAAGCCCCTGGCGCCGTCACTCTCATTGGGAACACCCGTGGGGCCATCGCCATTCCCGAGGACACCATCAGTTCTCTGAGGATAGTCTCCCAAAAGGAAGCGCTGGAAACCGGCCCCTGTTATCACGCCGGAGATCTGGTCCTGATCGTTTCCGGGCCTTTCGCCGGGGTGACGGGCGTTTTCATGCGGAACAAGGGCGGAGGCAAAATCCTGGTTAACATAGACGCCCTGGGGCAGTCCGTGGCCGTGGAGATGGGCGGCGCCGACGTTCAGTTGATGCAGTCGTACCGCAAAGCCGGATAGCCGGCTTTTCAGGCATAAAAAATACAAAAGCCGGAAGAGACCTTTTCACGTCTTTTCCGGCTTTTTTATTTTTTGAATCAGGCCTTGTTAAGGGGCTCCGTCGGCCAGTTTTTGATAGGTTGGGTTATTGGGCTCCAATTGCAAGGATTTTTGAAAATATTCCCTGGCCAAATCCTGCAAGCCCAGCTTTTCGGCCGACCTGCCCGCCTGGGCGTAAAAGGAGGCCCTTTCCGGCATTAGTTCAATCGCCTTCCGCCAATCTTCAAGCGCATTTTTGTAGTCGCCCAGCCTCCATAGCACGTAGGCCCTGTGGTTATGCAGCCAGGGGGACGGCTTGTCCACCGTGGAAATCGCCAGCGAAGCCTGCTTTTCCGACCTTTCGTACTTCTTCAGCCTGCTGAGAACCTGCGAGAACAGAAGGTGGTAGCGGCTGTTATCCGGCTCCAGGACCGTGGCTTTTTGAATGCTAAGCTCCATGGCCGGCCAATCCTTGTTTTTATCGGCGATCCTCGCCAGCCAATAAAAAGCCTCGGCGTTTTCCTCCTTATAAGCCGCCTCCTCAAATATCCCCTGGGCGTCTTCAAGGTCTTCCTGCTCAAAATAGGCCCTGCCGATAAGGATTTTCAGACGCGAAGAGACAAAAAAATCCTCGACGACCTTTTTGTAAAACGCTGCGAAAAACGCCAACTGCTTTTCCCGCCGATAGATATGGAAAATCCGCTCCACGTCCTTTTCCAGATATTCGGAGCGGGAAAGCCCGTAAAGAAATTCCTCCGAGGCTTTTTCCGGCTGATTGTTTTTTAGCATCAGGCTTCCCAAATGGATATAATTCCAGCCTGTGTTTTCAAAACTCAAGTAATTGAGGGACTGCTTATAATAGTTAATGGCCTGGGCGTAATCCCCTTCCCGTTCAAACAGGGAAGCCATGGCCTGATGGGCCTGTCTGGGCAGAATGCTTTGGTCGATGGCTTCGGCCAGGCCCGCCTTAATCTGAGGCTCCAACTCCGGGGTCCAGTAGTTCTCCTTGGTCAAGTGATAAACCGAAGGAGGATAAATTCGGGCGATATGTTTGACTACCTGGCTCAACTCCTGGTCCTGCCCGCAGTAAGCCAGACATCTGGCCAAATGCATATTGTATGTTATGCCATTGGGCCGCAAAGACACGGTTTTCCGAAAAGAATCCAAATACGAGCAACTCTTCCCCTTTTCAGGATGCAACTCCTCCACCAGGGCCTGAGCTCTTCCCAGGCCGAACCAGCAGGCCGCGTCCAGAGGGTTTTCCTCCACGGCGGTTTCAAAAACGCTAAGCGCCAAGGCTGCTCGCTCCTGCTTGGGTTTTATGGATATTGTGGCGAAAGAGGCGTCCAGGCAGGCGTTGCCGTAGGCTGCCAGAATTTTGGCGTTATGGGGATCATGATGATAAGCCTTTTCGATTGCCTGAAGGGCCAGGCCGTAGTGGCCGGCCTTTGTTTGATTTTTCGCCTTTTCAAAATAAACCTGCGCCGTCAGTTTATGCCCGAGGATATAAGTTCCTCCAACAAAAACCACAAGCACCGCGACCGCTGCAAGAAGTCTGGTCGAAAAAAAAGCCCCATGAGGGGCTTTTGAAAAATCATGATTATGGGGCCTCGCCACTGGAATCCTTTCCCGGCGCCGGTTTGAATCGAACGGCGTTAGGTTCCGTAATAGCTGGAGTAATACTTTTCGTAATACTTATAATAACCCTCGCGATGCACGTCAACCTGGTTGAGGACGGCTCCCACCACATTGGCCCTGGCGTTCTTAAGCTGATCCACCGCCTTCCTGACCAGGTCCCTGTTAACGCCTCCGGCCTTCACCACAAAAACCACTCCGTCCACATGGGGCGCCAGGGTGAGGGCGTCGCTGGCCGGCAGGATGGGGGGAGAGTCCAGGATAACCACGTCAAAAAGATCCTTAAAGCGGGAAAGCAAAAACAGCATCCTCTTGGAGCCCAGCAGTTCCGATGGATTTGGCGGCAGCACGCCTGAAGGAAGCAGGAATAAACCGGGCTGCGGCGTCTTGAGCATGGCGGCTTTAATGCCTGCGTTGATGTATGGCAGCGGCTCTTCATCGGCGGCCGCCCGCTCATAAATCTCCGCAAGGTTAATGGCGAAAACGGTTTTGGATTCCGCCTTCATGTCCGTAGCCGGTTTAAATTCATATTTTCCGTCGTTCATGTCAAGAGCCAGGCGAAGGTTTTGGGCAAGCTGATTTTTTAACGGGCCGCGCACTTGCTTCTTTTTCAAAAGGCCGGCGTTTACCAGGACCATGGGCAACTTCTGGCCCGTGTCCTTGGCGCGTTTAAGCGCTTGTTGGGCCTGCTGGGAGGTAATCAGGCCAAGTTGCACCAAGTGGCTGGCCAGGCTGCGCTCCTCCGGGCAGTTGACCCACGTGCAGTCCACCATGTCTCCGGCCAGAAAATCCATATTAATTAACTTGTTTTCGGTTTGGGAGGACAGTTGCAGGCGGCCGGTCCTTCGTTGCTGTTGAAGCAGACGAATGAGATCCCCCACGCTAATCTTGCCCAAGCCCCCCTCTGTGACGGGGGTTCCCATGACGCGAGACAACAGGCCGGTCAGCCCTATGACCTCATTATTCACAAGGAGCTTGCTTAAAGAGGGCTTTCTAAGGTCAGCATCGACCATCAACACGCTGCGCCCGGCCTCAGCCAGGTTAAAAGCATAATTGGCCACGGTCAGGGTTTTGCCCTCGGCCTCGCCCGCGCTGGTGACCAACAAACACTTCAGCTCCGATTCCAAAAAGGAAAGGTCTATGTTGGTGCGAAGCGTCCGGTAGGACTCGGCAAAGCGGCTTTTCCCTTTATAATTGGCAAGAAAC is a genomic window containing:
- a CDS encoding UpxY family transcription antiterminator, whose protein sequence is MNATPNLNTKQWYALYTKSRHEACVNNYLAARSIESFYPQMRILSRRKDRRKMIDVPMFPGYLFVRAALRSRQHLSILKAPGAVTLIGNTRGAIAIPEDTISSLRIVSQKEALETGPCYHAGDLVLIVSGPFAGVTGVFMRNKGGGKILVNIDALGQSVAVEMGGADVQLMQSYRKAG
- a CDS encoding tetratricopeptide repeat protein gives rise to the protein MARPHNHDFSKAPHGAFFSTRLLAAVAVLVVFVGGTYILGHKLTAQVYFEKAKNQTKAGHYGLALQAIEKAYHHDPHNAKILAAYGNACLDASFATISIKPKQERAALALSVFETAVEENPLDAACWFGLGRAQALVEELHPEKGKSCSYLDSFRKTVSLRPNGITYNMHLARCLAYCGQDQELSQVVKHIARIYPPSVYHLTKENYWTPELEPQIKAGLAEAIDQSILPRQAHQAMASLFEREGDYAQAINYYKQSLNYLSFENTGWNYIHLGSLMLKNNQPEKASEEFLYGLSRSEYLEKDVERIFHIYRREKQLAFFAAFYKKVVEDFFVSSRLKILIGRAYFEQEDLEDAQGIFEEAAYKEENAEAFYWLARIADKNKDWPAMELSIQKATVLEPDNSRYHLLFSQVLSRLKKYERSEKQASLAISTVDKPSPWLHNHRAYVLWRLGDYKNALEDWRKAIELMPERASFYAQAGRSAEKLGLQDLAREYFQKSLQLEPNNPTYQKLADGAP
- a CDS encoding GrpB family protein → MALKSLEQRIKEAVAEKIDMVPHNPAWPEIFRREAEFLQNRFPAPLIRRVEHFGGTAVPELTAKPIIDMLVEISSDEDAAREIVPILRSLGYDYFWRPEFDKPPMYHWFIKRNEAGERTHHIHMVEADSRLWERLLFRDYLIQFPEAAREYAALKQELAHAHPTDRIAYTRAKGEFIAEIMEKARAFFA
- a CDS encoding transposase produces the protein MPRKSRIDAPGLLHHVMIRGIERKPIFADDQDRDALMDRLALVLPETQTACYAWVFMENHAHFLFRSSPAGISHIMRRLMTGYAGYFNRRHVRHGPLFQNRFKSVLCQENAYFKELVRYIHLNPVRAGVASDLKELAGHRYCGHRVLLGKSPCPWQDTEFVLADFGNSLGASRRRYADFVKVGLNMGRRDDLTGGGLVRSLGGWEAVKATFPSKESRQKSDQRILGDGDFVQSILNQAKENLSGKYLLAAKGIDRKKALKKASALFGVAPAWILTKSRQQPLADARSLYCYWAARKLGISQAELSRELAMTSGGVTHAVNRGRRIAMENRYVVDD
- a CDS encoding YheT family hydrolase, with protein sequence MNDLFLPIRPLRGAYLQTLMASSRYRALGKKPMVSASREAILHCEDRVRLQGFYSPQADGDSKGLVIMLHGWEGSANSSYILSSGRRLYNLGYDVFRLNFRDHGESHHLNRGIFLSILLDEVFQGVHQAAGFSGGKPVFLVGFSLGGNFALRIAAKESGHRIPNLKQVAAVSPVISPNRACDAIDADPLIQWYFMRKWKKSLAIKNKLFPSLGLEKVLAETNLRDMTQALLDIYEAGYKKAHDYFDAYAVNNGWLKDVIIPTLIVTAEDDPVIPVQDFFGLETSAACRMIIHQYGGHNAFIETFTRTSWVDHKLQEVFASHLN
- a CDS encoding TetR-like C-terminal domain-containing protein — encoded protein: MNAALLNEDEAQIVRGRILSEAVQIMFKGAFPGLSIDKLASALDMTEEEILAQFNNKDEIYLEIQKRGFELLGDLFSQVSAQNISPLEKIRRMAVVYVSFGLENSAYYEVMFNRQGPKYADYKETPMEPAALAEKMAALQVLMNVETAVREVLSETPNATDAGIWERVIRGWMLLHGYISLINNRTLQELEAQPTDLLEGILDSLTSI
- a CDS encoding DUF4388 domain-containing protein encodes the protein MKPKKLSTKKRTKDLISLFLANYKGKSRFAESYRTLRTNIDLSFLESELKCLLVTSAGEAEGKTLTVANYAFNLAEAGRSVLMVDADLRKPSLSKLLVNNEVIGLTGLLSRVMGTPVTEGGLGKISVGDLIRLLQQQRRTGRLQLSSQTENKLINMDFLAGDMVDCTWVNCPEERSLASHLVQLGLITSQQAQQALKRAKDTGQKLPMVLVNAGLLKKKQVRGPLKNQLAQNLRLALDMNDGKYEFKPATDMKAESKTVFAINLAEIYERAAADEEPLPYINAGIKAAMLKTPQPGLFLLPSGVLPPNPSELLGSKRMLFLLSRFKDLFDVVILDSPPILPASDALTLAPHVDGVVFVVKAGGVNRDLVRKAVDQLKNARANVVGAVLNQVDVHREGYYKYYEKYYSSYYGT